A single region of the Ascaphus truei isolate aAscTru1 chromosome 6, aAscTru1.hap1, whole genome shotgun sequence genome encodes:
- the LOC142497927 gene encoding phosphoethanolamine/phosphocholine phosphatase-like, with translation MQPVPPCAPPRDIKPPEGVTGPGVNITLPPGNPENRAPGKILKMAATLKYLLTFDFDETIVNENSDDSVVRAAPRQELPDWLRQTFQEGFYNQYMQRVFEYLGDNGVRLLDLQDVYENIPLSPGMSDLFRFLAKNQEHFEIILISDANMFGIESSLRCHGWHSLFRRVISNPTNSEKSGHLILGPYHSHTCPQCPANMCKRKILTEYLTERAQDGVEFEKLLYVGDGANDFCPSVVLTSTGVAFPRKNYPMHQMIREMEKQKAAYQATVVPWDSADVVTRYLQGLLNKS, from the coding sequence ATGCAGCCGGTtcccccctgtgctccccctcggGATATAAAACCTCCGGAGGGGGTAACCGGACCGGGAGTGAACATCACCCTGCCCCCGGGAAACCCGGAGAACCGAGCGCCGGGAAAGATATTAAAGATGGCGGCCACCCTCAAGTATCTGCTGACGTTCGACTTCGATGAAACCATTGTCAATGAGAACAGTGACGATTCGGTGGTACGGGCAGCCCCCCGCCAGGagcttcctgattggctgcgccAGACATTCCAAGAAGGCTTTTATAACCAGTACATGCAGAGGGTGTTTGAATACCTGGGAGATAACGGGGTGAGGTTGCTGGACCTCCAGGATGTCTACGAGAACATCCCGCTCTCTCCTGGGATGTCCGACCTCTTCCGCTTCTTGGCTAAGAACCAAGAACATTTCGAGATCATCCTTATTTCAGACGCCAACATGTTTGGCATCGAGAGCTCCTTGAGATGTCACGGATGGCACTCCCTCTTCCGTCGGGTGATTAGCAACCCTACCAACTCGGAGAAGAGCGGGCACCTGATTCTAGGGCCCTATCATTCCCATACCTGCCCTCAGTGCCCAGCCAACATGTGCAAGAGGAAGATCTTAACGGAATACCTCACAGAGAGGGCCCAAGACGGAGTCGAGTTTGAGAAGCTCTTGTACGTCGGCGACGGAGCCAATGATTTCTGCCCGTCCGTTGTGTTGACTTCCACAGGCGTCGCTTTCCCTCGGAAGAATTACCCCATGCACCAGATGATCCGGGAGATGGAGAAGCAGAAGGCGGCCTACCAAGCTACGGTGGTCCCTTGGGACTCGGCTGATGTGGTCACCCGCTATCTTCAGGGGCTTCTCAACAAGTCTTAG